A genomic stretch from Desulfotignum balticum DSM 7044 includes:
- the recD2 gene encoding SF1B family DNA helicase RecD2, with protein MADRKFSYPAVQAPQDGQPDIPANQGMIREQLRGVVDRVTYHNPDNGWSVLQILPFDAPGRRETVLVHQTKVFAGATMSFEGAWQTHPRYGRQFSATRAEEQKPASAGALEKYIGSGLIKGVGPKTAKKIVRHFRDQTLDVFENQIHRLVEVPGIAEKKLEMISAAWIEHRAIRDVMMFLQSHGISTLFSVRIYKAYGDEAIARVMDDPYCLADDFYGIGFFSADKVALSIGLATDSPRRIVAGIRHVLSAARNFGHCFLTFSQIKTQVEELLGLDLSRGLDGVLETMEADRLLMRRTLVPAPGEPSQACYYARSLYFDELYVARRMAQMTDPPDVDTTRIRRWVQLYTRSRHLQLSEEQAGAIQGIAGKGVSILTGGPGCGKTTATRVLVALLEAMKRRVVLAAPTGRAAQRMGEVIGRDAKTIHRLLGWANGQFKKNEDTPLKADFLVVDESSMLDISLTASLLKAVPEGCQVVFIGDYDQLPSVGAGNVLKDLIGSGIVSCFRLTQIFRQAAQSLIIQYAHQINSGNMPWIASPFKDPSVWHKKTDCLFLDADEATAEQLQFIRRIKALTDVNKEEVTKDLDDLDLFEFRVKEPVRPYETEIQIPEKFAHVNLDQVAAAGTRVEELLAVLKKVHPWSCLHYGLTAVDVIRKLYMEWIPRYHGASMEIQILSPMTRGSLGTVNLNRVIQETANPQAPGKAQITVGQRVFRKGDRVIHRKNNYDLNVFNGDIGTITAIDAADLTLSVAFSSDTPPVQYRQADILELDLAYAVTIHKSQGSEFEAVIIPVMTQHFKMLFRNLIYTGITRAKKLAVFVGTRRALAMTVKNQDISKRQTALAQLLKDEAAG; from the coding sequence ATGGCAGACCGCAAATTTTCATATCCAGCGGTTCAGGCCCCGCAGGATGGACAGCCCGATATCCCGGCGAACCAGGGGATGATCCGGGAACAGCTGCGCGGGGTGGTGGACCGGGTGACCTATCACAATCCGGACAACGGGTGGTCTGTGCTCCAGATCCTGCCTTTTGACGCGCCGGGCCGGCGGGAAACCGTGCTGGTGCATCAGACAAAGGTATTTGCCGGGGCCACCATGAGTTTTGAAGGGGCCTGGCAGACACATCCCAGATATGGGCGCCAGTTTTCCGCCACCCGGGCTGAAGAACAAAAACCCGCATCCGCCGGGGCCCTGGAAAAATATATCGGGTCCGGCCTTATCAAAGGGGTGGGGCCTAAAACCGCGAAAAAAATTGTCAGGCATTTCAGGGACCAGACCCTGGACGTGTTTGAAAACCAGATCCACCGCCTTGTGGAGGTCCCGGGTATTGCCGAAAAAAAACTGGAGATGATCTCCGCCGCCTGGATCGAACACCGGGCCATCCGGGATGTGATGATGTTTTTGCAGTCCCATGGTATTTCCACCCTGTTTTCCGTGCGCATTTACAAGGCCTATGGGGATGAGGCCATTGCCAGGGTCATGGATGACCCCTATTGCCTGGCGGATGATTTCTATGGGATCGGCTTTTTTTCCGCTGACAAGGTGGCCTTGAGCATCGGTCTGGCAACCGACAGCCCCCGGCGTATTGTTGCGGGCATCCGCCATGTGCTGTCTGCGGCCAGAAATTTCGGCCATTGTTTTCTGACCTTTTCTCAAATTAAAACGCAGGTGGAAGAATTGCTGGGCCTGGATCTGTCCCGGGGCCTGGATGGGGTGCTGGAAACCATGGAAGCCGACCGGCTGCTCATGCGCCGGACCCTGGTGCCGGCGCCCGGAGAACCCAGCCAGGCCTGTTATTATGCCAGATCTTTGTATTTTGACGAACTGTATGTGGCCCGGCGCATGGCACAGATGACCGACCCGCCGGATGTGGACACAACCCGGATCCGCCGGTGGGTCCAGCTTTATACCCGGTCCAGGCATCTGCAATTGAGTGAGGAACAGGCCGGCGCAATCCAGGGGATTGCCGGCAAAGGGGTTTCCATTCTCACGGGCGGGCCGGGCTGCGGCAAGACGACCGCCACCCGGGTTTTGGTGGCGCTTCTGGAAGCCATGAAACGCCGGGTGGTGCTGGCGGCCCCCACGGGCCGGGCCGCCCAGCGCATGGGGGAGGTGATCGGCAGAGACGCCAAAACCATTCACCGGCTTTTGGGGTGGGCCAACGGGCAGTTCAAGAAAAATGAGGATACTCCCCTTAAAGCCGATTTTCTGGTGGTGGATGAAAGCTCCATGCTGGATATCAGCCTGACCGCTTCGTTGCTCAAAGCCGTGCCTGAAGGGTGCCAGGTGGTGTTTATCGGAGATTATGACCAGCTGCCGTCCGTGGGGGCCGGCAATGTGCTCAAAGATCTGATCGGGTCGGGCATTGTTTCCTGTTTCCGGTTGACGCAGATTTTCCGCCAGGCAGCCCAGTCGTTGATTATTCAGTATGCCCACCAGATCAACAGCGGGAACATGCCCTGGATCGCCTCTCCGTTCAAGGACCCGTCCGTGTGGCATAAAAAAACCGACTGTCTGTTTCTGGACGCGGATGAAGCCACTGCTGAACAGCTGCAGTTCATCCGGCGGATCAAGGCCCTGACAGACGTGAATAAAGAAGAGGTGACCAAAGATCTTGATGATCTGGATCTGTTTGAGTTTCGGGTGAAAGAACCGGTGCGGCCCTACGAAACCGAGATCCAGATTCCTGAAAAATTCGCCCATGTCAACCTGGACCAGGTGGCTGCCGCCGGCACCCGGGTGGAGGAGCTTTTGGCTGTGCTTAAAAAGGTCCACCCCTGGTCTTGTTTGCATTATGGGCTGACAGCCGTGGATGTGATCCGGAAACTCTATATGGAATGGATTCCCAGATATCATGGGGCATCCATGGAAATCCAGATCCTTTCTCCCATGACAAGGGGATCCTTGGGCACGGTGAACCTGAATCGGGTGATCCAGGAGACCGCCAATCCCCAGGCGCCCGGCAAAGCCCAGATTACCGTGGGCCAGCGGGTGTTCCGGAAAGGGGACCGGGTCATCCACCGGAAAAACAATTATGATCTGAACGTATTCAACGGCGATATCGGCACGATCACCGCCATTGATGCCGCCGATCTGACCCTGTCCGTGGCGTTTTCTTCCGATACCCCGCCGGTGCAGTACCGCCAGGCCGATATCCTGGAACTGGACCTGGCCTATGCCGTGACCATCCATAAATCCCAGGGATCGGAATTCGAGGCCGTGATCATCCCGGTGATGACCCAGCATTTCAAAATGCTTTTCCGGAACCTGATCTATACCGGCATCACCCGGGCAAAGAAACTGGCCGTGTTTGTGGGCACCCGGCGGGCCCTGGCCATGACTGTGAAAAACCAGGATATCTCAAAACGCCAGACCGCCCTGGCTCAGCTGCTTAAGGACGAAGCAGCCGGATAA
- a CDS encoding UvrD-helicase domain-containing protein, which translates to MIHPTAEQQQIIDTDPVPGQILKILAFAGTGKTTTLVAYARKRPGLRFLYLAFNKSVQQEAARKFPANVMARTAHSLGFRVKGVPHKNRLVQRFRANQVMDALNLDNYETARFTMETLHQYLVSADPVVNFSHVPASARGHYQRQGLKMPDLVAHANRLGRLMCTGDHPDIGMLHDGYLKLYQLSDPVLNFDCILLDEAQDINPVVSAMVLSQVKSDRPEKKPAIIVVGDNHQQIYSFRGAKDTLKTLAAHQTCYLTQSFRFDNNIAKAANMVLSVFKKETRQLRGTAYPNKKPPWDPHGHTIIARTNAVLFDRAVQLYKTHDIGFAGGIQGYRLDLLTSVSFLYDKTRARVQDPFIKGFSNFGDLKSYATTVEDLELSSVCAVVEKYGPSLRSHVDRIRQTARPPEQAGILLTTAHKAKGLEWNNVLIMDDFVSLIKDGLLIDPAGVDPDEFNLIYVAMTRARVHLRFHKNSSIPEFIRLLRP; encoded by the coding sequence ATGATACACCCCACCGCCGAGCAGCAGCAGATCATTGACACGGACCCGGTTCCCGGACAGATTCTCAAAATCCTGGCTTTTGCCGGTACCGGCAAGACCACCACCCTGGTGGCATATGCCCGAAAACGGCCCGGACTGCGATTTTTGTATCTGGCGTTCAACAAAAGCGTGCAGCAGGAAGCCGCCAGAAAATTTCCCGCCAATGTCATGGCCCGCACCGCCCATTCCTTAGGCTTCCGGGTCAAAGGAGTTCCTCATAAAAACCGGCTGGTGCAGCGGTTCCGGGCCAATCAGGTCATGGATGCCCTGAACCTGGATAATTATGAAACCGCGCGATTCACCATGGAAACCCTGCATCAGTACCTGGTGTCCGCTGATCCGGTGGTGAATTTTTCCCATGTTCCTGCTTCGGCCCGGGGTCATTATCAGCGTCAGGGCTTAAAAATGCCGGACCTGGTGGCCCATGCCAATCGTCTGGGGCGTCTGATGTGTACCGGGGATCATCCGGATATCGGCATGCTTCATGACGGGTATCTCAAGCTGTACCAGCTGTCCGACCCGGTTTTAAATTTCGACTGTATCCTGCTGGACGAAGCCCAGGACATCAACCCGGTGGTAAGTGCCATGGTCCTGTCCCAGGTCAAATCGGACCGGCCTGAAAAAAAACCGGCCATTATCGTGGTAGGAGACAACCACCAGCAGATCTACAGTTTCCGGGGTGCCAAAGATACCTTGAAAACGCTTGCGGCCCACCAGACCTGTTATCTGACCCAAAGTTTCCGGTTTGACAACAACATTGCCAAAGCCGCCAACATGGTGCTGTCTGTCTTTAAAAAAGAAACCCGGCAGCTCCGGGGCACGGCTTACCCGAATAAAAAACCTCCCTGGGATCCCCATGGCCATACGATTATCGCCCGCACCAATGCCGTGCTGTTTGACCGGGCAGTCCAGCTTTACAAAACCCATGATATCGGGTTTGCCGGCGGAATCCAGGGATACCGCCTGGATCTGCTCACATCGGTTTCATTTCTATATGACAAGACCAGGGCCCGGGTTCAGGATCCCTTTATCAAAGGATTTTCCAATTTTGGGGATCTCAAGTCCTATGCCACGACCGTGGAGGATCTGGAACTGTCATCCGTGTGTGCGGTGGTGGAAAAATACGGCCCTTCCCTGCGGTCCCATGTGGATCGGATCAGGCAAACGGCCCGGCCCCCTGAACAGGCCGGAATTCTTTTGACCACGGCCCACAAGGCCAAGGGTCTGGAATGGAACAATGTCCTGATCATGGATGATTTTGTTTCCCTGATCAAAGACGGCCTTCTCATTGATCCCGCCGGGGTGGACCCGGACGAGTTCAACCTGATCTATGTGGCCATGACCCGGGCCCGGGTCCATTTGCGGTTCCACAAAAACAGCAGCATACCCGAGTTTATCCGGCTGCTTCGTCCTTAA
- the nfsA gene encoding oxygen-insensitive NADPH nitroreductase: protein MTSVLNLLSAHRSIRKFTAKSVDETLLTSLISAAQCTSTSHHVQAYTIIQVTDADTRQKIADMAGPQPWVAQAPVFLVFCADLTRLVHACRRHNAAPETGWAEQLLVATVDTALMAQSLMLGAESVGIGGVFIGGIRNDPDLVSDLLHIPEHAYPVFGMCLGYPDDDPAPKPRLPVGAVFHKDRFPSAMEQKPLTDYDQEIQTYYEKRSPTLKDRTWTRQMADFTGQVIRPHMKAFLEKKGFFRQ from the coding sequence ATGACCTCTGTTCTGAACCTTTTGTCCGCCCACCGGTCCATCCGGAAATTCACTGCAAAATCCGTGGATGAAACCCTGCTCACATCATTGATTTCCGCGGCCCAGTGCACCAGCACGTCCCATCATGTTCAGGCATACACCATTATTCAGGTGACTGATGCGGATACGCGGCAGAAAATCGCCGACATGGCCGGTCCCCAGCCCTGGGTGGCCCAGGCCCCGGTGTTTCTGGTGTTCTGTGCCGATCTGACCCGGCTGGTGCATGCCTGCCGCCGTCATAACGCCGCCCCTGAAACCGGATGGGCCGAGCAGCTGCTGGTGGCCACCGTGGATACGGCCCTGATGGCCCAGAGTCTGATGCTGGGAGCCGAATCTGTAGGCATTGGCGGGGTGTTTATCGGCGGAATCCGCAATGACCCGGATCTGGTGAGTGACCTGCTGCACATCCCTGAACACGCATATCCCGTGTTCGGCATGTGTCTGGGATATCCGGACGATGATCCCGCTCCCAAACCCCGGCTGCCGGTGGGTGCGGTGTTTCATAAGGACCGGTTCCCTTCGGCCATGGAACAGAAACCTTTGACAGACTATGATCAGGAGATCCAGACCTATTATGAAAAACGGTCACCCACCCTCAAAGACCGGACCTGGACCCGGCAGATGGCGGATTTCACCGGCCAGGTGATCCGGCCCCACATGAAAGCCTTTCTGGAAAAAAAAGGATTTTTCAGACAATAG
- the larE gene encoding ATP-dependent sacrificial sulfur transferase LarE, with amino-acid sequence MTDESTSACDANKLTLKAGLKKLKTAAVAFSGGVDSAFLLAVAAESGLENLLAVTVESAFVTKQEIRQARQTAKDLGVAHQVVKLDILSHEQVTANTLARCYHCKTVIFSMIRRVADKNGITHVLHGVNTDDLGDFRPGLKAAEELGVRAPLVEAGFSKHRIRTCSRQMGLATWDLPSQSCLATRIPFFDVITEKALVRIDQAEQFLRFLGFFHVRVRCHGTVARIETEAAAIEAMVAHRKQISVALKTIGFTFVSLDLDGYHTGKMNPSQINAIRTSESIDRR; translated from the coding sequence ATGACAGATGAATCAACTTCTGCGTGTGATGCAAACAAATTGACGCTCAAAGCCGGATTAAAAAAGTTGAAAACCGCGGCGGTGGCATTTTCCGGCGGGGTGGATTCCGCTTTTCTGCTGGCAGTGGCCGCTGAATCCGGTTTGGAGAATCTGCTGGCAGTGACTGTGGAATCCGCGTTTGTAACCAAACAGGAGATCCGCCAGGCCCGGCAGACAGCCAAAGATCTCGGGGTTGCGCATCAGGTGGTAAAACTCGATATTCTGAGCCATGAGCAGGTGACGGCAAACACACTGGCGCGCTGTTATCATTGTAAAACCGTGATATTCTCTATGATCCGCAGGGTTGCGGACAAAAATGGGATCACCCATGTGCTGCACGGGGTGAATACCGATGATCTGGGCGATTTCCGGCCCGGTCTGAAAGCAGCCGAAGAACTGGGAGTCCGTGCCCCCCTGGTGGAGGCCGGGTTTTCCAAACACCGGATTCGTACCTGTTCCAGGCAGATGGGTCTGGCGACCTGGGACCTGCCGTCTCAATCCTGTCTGGCTACCCGGATTCCTTTTTTTGATGTGATCACAGAAAAGGCCCTGGTTCGCATTGACCAGGCCGAACAATTTCTCCGGTTCCTGGGATTTTTTCATGTCCGGGTGCGGTGCCATGGCACCGTGGCCCGCATCGAAACCGAAGCAGCCGCCATTGAAGCCATGGTGGCGCATCGCAAACAGATCTCAGTGGCCCTCAAAACGATCGGGTTCACTTTTGTAAGTCTGGACCTGGACGGGTATCACACCGGGAAAATGAATCCGAGCCAAATAAATGCAATCAGGACTTCAGAATCGATCGACAGACGATAA
- a CDS encoding PPC domain-containing DNA-binding protein, whose product MKYSQAQPGRVFVIRLEDGEVIHEVIEAFARNQGVRAASLVVLGGADKGSELVTGPKQGRRFPVTPQTHVLEEVHEVTGTGTLFPDETGNPVLHMHLACGRGDTTVTGCIRKGVKVWQMMEVILHELTGAGGVRKKDEVTGFAMLVP is encoded by the coding sequence ATGAAATATTCACAGGCACAGCCGGGCCGGGTCTTTGTGATCCGCCTGGAAGACGGAGAGGTGATTCATGAGGTTATTGAGGCATTTGCCAGGAACCAGGGGGTCCGGGCAGCCTCACTGGTGGTTTTGGGCGGGGCTGACAAAGGCAGCGAACTGGTGACCGGACCAAAGCAGGGCCGTCGGTTCCCGGTCACGCCACAGACCCATGTCCTGGAGGAGGTCCATGAAGTGACCGGCACCGGGACCCTGTTCCCGGATGAAACCGGCAATCCGGTGCTGCACATGCACCTGGCCTGCGGCAGGGGAGACACAACGGTGACCGGGTGTATCCGCAAAGGAGTCAAGGTATGGCAGATGATGGAGGTGATACTTCATGAACTGACCGGCGCCGGCGGGGTACGCAAAAAAGATGAGGTCACCGGGTTTGCCATGTTGGTGCCCTGA
- the ndk gene encoding nucleoside-diphosphate kinase, with product MERTLSIIKPDGVAKNIIGEVIKRFESAGIKIAAMKMIHLTKSQAQGFYAVHKERPFFDSLTDFMTSGPIVVMVLEGENVIAENRKIMGATNFKEAEEGTIRREYATDIEKNVVHGSDAPETAAFEISYFFNHLEIQSR from the coding sequence GTGGAAAGAACACTGTCCATTATCAAGCCCGACGGGGTGGCAAAAAACATCATCGGCGAGGTAATCAAACGTTTTGAAAGCGCGGGCATCAAAATCGCTGCCATGAAAATGATCCACCTGACCAAATCCCAGGCCCAGGGATTTTACGCCGTTCACAAAGAACGTCCGTTTTTCGACAGCCTCACTGATTTCATGACCTCCGGTCCCATTGTTGTCATGGTGCTGGAAGGCGAAAACGTAATTGCCGAAAACCGCAAAATCATGGGTGCCACCAATTTCAAAGAAGCGGAAGAAGGTACCATCCGCCGCGAGTATGCCACTGACATTGAAAAGAATGTGGTCCACGGATCCGATGCCCCGGAAACCGCTGCTTTTGAAATCAGCTATTTTTTCAATCACCTGGAGATCCAGTCCCGGTAA
- the rho gene encoding transcription termination factor Rho translates to MNLVELNKMKISELTKLAKDNNIKGIGGLKKQELIFALLQANIEKSGQVYGEGTLEILPDGFGFLRAPGYNYLPGPDDIYVSPSQIRRFNLRTGDTISGQVRQPKDSERYFALLKVEAVNFQSPEVAAETILFDNLLPLYPDRKMNLEAESDNYSMRIIDLMSPIGFGQRGLIVSPPKAGKTMLLQNIANSMIKSHKSIVPMILLIDERPEEVTDMTRSVDAEVISSTFDEPAERHVQVAEMVIEKAKRIVEQGHDVVILLDSITRLARAYNAVMPPSGKILSGGVDSNALDRPKRFFGAARNIEDGGSLTIIATALVETGSRMDEVIFEEFKGTGNMELALDRKLADKRVFPAIDINRSGTRKEELLLDPMTLNRVWILRKLLSSLNSVDSMQFLLEKMQGTKDNKEFLELMNS, encoded by the coding sequence ATGAATCTTGTAGAACTCAATAAAATGAAAATCAGCGAGCTGACCAAGCTTGCTAAAGATAACAATATCAAAGGGATCGGCGGTCTAAAAAAACAGGAATTGATTTTTGCCCTGCTCCAGGCCAATATTGAAAAAAGCGGCCAGGTATATGGAGAGGGAACCCTTGAAATTCTTCCGGATGGATTCGGTTTTCTCAGGGCACCCGGCTATAATTATCTGCCCGGCCCGGATGACATTTATGTATCTCCTTCCCAGATCCGGCGCTTTAATTTGAGAACCGGGGATACCATCTCCGGCCAGGTGAGGCAACCCAAAGATTCAGAACGGTATTTTGCCCTGCTCAAAGTGGAGGCCGTCAACTTTCAGAGCCCGGAAGTGGCGGCTGAAACGATTTTGTTTGACAACCTGCTGCCGCTTTATCCGGATCGAAAGATGAATCTGGAGGCGGAATCCGACAACTATTCCATGCGGATCATCGATCTGATGTCACCCATCGGTTTTGGACAAAGAGGGTTGATTGTTTCGCCCCCTAAAGCCGGAAAAACCATGCTGCTCCAGAACATTGCCAATTCTATGATCAAATCCCATAAAAGCATTGTACCCATGATTCTGCTGATTGACGAACGCCCCGAAGAGGTCACGGACATGACCCGGTCTGTGGACGCGGAAGTGATCAGTTCCACGTTTGACGAGCCGGCGGAGCGGCATGTGCAGGTGGCGGAGATGGTCATTGAAAAAGCCAAGCGGATCGTGGAACAGGGCCATGATGTGGTGATTCTTCTGGATTCCATCACCCGGCTGGCCCGGGCCTACAATGCGGTGATGCCGCCGTCCGGAAAAATTTTGTCCGGTGGTGTGGATTCCAATGCCCTGGACCGGCCCAAACGGTTTTTCGGGGCCGCCCGGAATATCGAGGACGGCGGGAGCCTGACCATTATCGCCACAGCCCTGGTGGAAACCGGCAGCCGCATGGATGAGGTGATCTTTGAAGAGTTCAAGGGCACCGGCAACATGGAGCTGGCACTGGACAGAAAGCTGGCGGATAAACGCGTGTTCCCGGCCATTGACATCAACCGGTCCGGCACACGGAAAGAGGAACTGCTCCTGGATCCCATGACTTTGAACCGGGTCTGGATTTTGAGAAAATTGTTGTCCAGTTTAAATTCTGTGGACAGTATGCAGTTTTTACTTGAAAAAATGCAGGGAACAAAGGATAATAAAGAGTTTCTTGAATTGATGAATTCATGA
- the rpmE gene encoding 50S ribosomal protein L31, whose protein sequence is MKKDIHPKYARTTATCACGATFDVGSTREAIKVEICSQCHPFFTGKQKLVDSAGRIDRFKRKYANFDASKLV, encoded by the coding sequence ATGAAAAAAGACATTCATCCCAAATATGCAAGAACGACCGCTACCTGTGCATGCGGTGCCACCTTTGATGTGGGTTCCACCCGCGAGGCCATCAAGGTGGAAATCTGTTCACAGTGCCATCCGTTTTTTACCGGAAAACAGAAACTGGTGGACTCTGCCGGCCGTATTGACCGGTTCAAAAGAAAATATGCCAACTTTGATGCAAGCAAACTGGTATAA
- the prfA gene encoding peptide chain release factor 1 has protein sequence MIEKLKGIEERYVKLEHLLSDPEVIKDQTKYQKYVKEHGELNRIVPVFRTYEQVQSQLEEAQDLLKDPDSEIRGMARDEIVSLEKQAETLISKLNVLLMPRDPRDDKNVILEIRAGTGGEEAGIFAGDLFRMYSRYAENKNWNVEVIEKNDSSAGGFKEIVSLIQGKGVFGAFKYESGTHRVQRVPETETQGRIHTSAVTVAVLPEAEDIDIEINPADIKVDVFRASGPGGQSVNTTDSAVRVTHVPTGVVATCQDEKSQHKNKAKALGVLKSRILDARMREEEAKRAADRKGQVGTGDRSGRIRTYNFPQGRMTDHRIGLTLYKLDSIMEGDIQAIIDELKTFHQARALQENHTFA, from the coding sequence ATGATTGAAAAATTAAAAGGCATAGAAGAACGGTATGTCAAGCTGGAGCACCTGCTGAGTGACCCCGAGGTGATCAAAGACCAGACCAAATACCAGAAATACGTCAAGGAGCACGGAGAACTCAATCGCATTGTTCCGGTGTTCCGGACCTATGAACAGGTTCAGTCTCAACTGGAAGAAGCCCAGGATCTGTTGAAAGATCCGGATTCTGAGATTCGCGGGATGGCCAGAGACGAGATCGTCAGTCTGGAAAAACAGGCTGAAACACTGATATCCAAACTCAATGTGCTGCTCATGCCCAGAGATCCCAGAGATGACAAAAACGTGATCCTGGAGATCCGGGCCGGCACGGGCGGAGAAGAAGCCGGTATTTTTGCCGGCGATCTTTTCAGAATGTACTCCCGGTATGCGGAAAACAAAAACTGGAACGTCGAGGTGATTGAAAAAAATGATTCCAGCGCCGGGGGATTCAAGGAGATCGTTTCTTTGATTCAGGGGAAAGGTGTGTTTGGCGCGTTCAAGTATGAAAGCGGCACCCATCGGGTGCAGCGGGTGCCGGAAACCGAAACCCAGGGCCGGATCCACACGTCTGCCGTTACCGTGGCCGTATTGCCCGAAGCCGAAGATATCGACATTGAAATCAATCCGGCAGACATCAAAGTGGATGTATTCCGGGCGTCCGGACCCGGAGGACAGTCGGTGAATACCACGGATTCCGCTGTTCGGGTCACCCATGTCCCCACGGGTGTGGTGGCCACGTGCCAGGATGAAAAATCTCAGCATAAAAACAAGGCCAAAGCCCTGGGCGTGTTGAAATCCCGAATCCTGGACGCCAGGATGAGAGAAGAAGAAGCCAAACGCGCCGCTGACCGCAAAGGCCAGGTGGGTACCGGAGACCGGAGCGGTCGTATCCGGACCTACAACTTTCCCCAGGGCCGGATGACCGATCATCGTATCGGGCTGACCCTGTATAAACTGGACAGTATCATGGAAGGTGATATCCAGGCCATTATCGATGAATTGAAAACCTTTCATCAAGCCCGGGCTTTGCAGGAAAACCACACTTTTGCATAA